In a single window of the Thunnus maccoyii chromosome 7, fThuMac1.1, whole genome shotgun sequence genome:
- the LOC121900620 gene encoding interferon-induced protein with tetratricopeptide repeats 1B-like yields the protein MVRIKDFCAAQSQSTLEAKLKALQCHFTWDIDPSRSKLLCVKEELEDIGTEEGNSWLGHIYNLQGYIHYQLGLTEDARRFFSRATEAFRRLRNTVSDEGPWLVVNYGNLAWLHHHLGEQAESQTYLSKVDTLLKKYPSPSQDELHPEIYAEKAWTLMKFGKDKKPLVADYFQRAIRMQPDMVEWNTSRIIALVNAARFNDTPVGEDILEEMRMAKEQDPENLYLAAQYLEQRAKKGERIEDEARELARKVLENPVSSYSGIKVLLNVYKNYVSVDEAVALAEEALKKHPDERYLKRCAALCYRWRIVWAWDSRIKQSTIDRGISLHKEVISLYTDSLVNKITLANIYVKSNHSQDEAEKIYQELLEMDLEPSEKQLIYNYYAKHLSFDRRDYNRSIEYNMKAAEIPHQSYYRENSIKVLRKIKEKNRSPMCGEIEELLAKLKV from the exons ATGGTCAGGATTAAGGATTTTTG TGCTGCTCAGAGTCAGTCAACACTGGAGGCCAAACTGAAGGCCCTGCAGTGCCACTTCACCTGGGACATCGACCCCAGCAGGTCCAAACTTTTATGTGTcaaggaggagctggaggacatCGGCACCGAGGAGGGAAACAGCTGGCTGGGTCACATTTACAACCTGCAGGGGTACATTCACTACCAGCTGGGCCTCACTGAAGACGCCCGGCGTTTCTTCAGCAGGGCCACAGAGGCCTTCCGCCGGTTGAGAAACACCGTCTCAGATGAAGGTCCTTGGTTGGTGGTGAACTACGGGAACCTGGCTTGGCTGCACCACCACCTGGGAGAACAAGCAGAGAGTCAGACTTACCTGTCAAAGGTCGACACCCTGCTGAAAAAATACCCATCTCCATCCCAGGACGAGCTCCATCCGGAGATCTACGCTGAAAAAGCCTGGACCCTGATGAAGTTTGGCAAAGATAAAAAGCCTCTGGTGGCAGATTACTTCCAGAGAGCCATCAGGATGCAGCCGGACATGGTGGAGTGGAACACCAGCCGTATCATAGCGTTAGTGAATGCTGCTAGGTTCAACGACACACCAGTGGGGGAAGACATCCTGGAGGAAATGAGAATGGCCAAGGAACAGGATCCAGAGAACTTGTACCTTGCTGCTCAGTACCTTGAGCAGCGTGctaagaaaggagaaagaattGAAGATGAAGCACGTGAGTTAGCCAGAAAGGTTTTggaaaatcctgtcagcagctaCAGTGGTATCAAAgtattattaaatgtttacaaaaaCTATGTATCTGTTGATGAGGCTGTTGCTCTGGCAGAGGAGGCTCTGAAAAAGCATCCAGATGAACGTTACCTGAAGAGATGTGCTGCACTCTGCTACAGATGGAGGATTGTTTGGGCCTGGGACAGTCGCATAAAGCAAAGCACGATAGACAGAGGGATCAGTCTCCATAAAGAAGTGATTTCTCTTTACACTGATTCACTTGTGAATAAAATAACCCTCGCAAATATATACGTTAAGTCAAATCATAGCCAGGATGAAGCTGAGAAGATTTACCAGGAACTACTAGAAATGGACCTGGAACCTTCAGAGAAACAGTTGATTTACAACTACTACGCAAAACACTTAAGCTTTGATCGACGAGATTACAACAGGTCGATAGAATATAACATGAAGGCAGCAGAGATACCGCACCAATCTTACTATCGAGAGAACAGCATCAAAGTTCTGaggaagattaaagaaaaaaacaggagcCCAATGTGTGGAGAAATAGAGGAGTTACTGGCCAAACTGAAAGTCTAG
- the LOC121900623 gene encoding interferon-induced protein with tetratricopeptide repeats 5-like has protein sequence MSAAQCQSTLEAKLKALQCHFTWNIEPNSKLFRIKDKLEDIGTDEGNTWLGHIYNLQGYIHYQLSIQYQQSSTEDAQRFFSKATEAFHRSRHTVSDESPWLLVNYGNLAWLHHHLGEEEESQTYLSKVDALLKEYPSPSQDELHPEIYAEKAWTLMKFDKDQYLLAADYFQRAIRMQPDMVEWHSSHVIALVKAYKYSNSLEDEILEKMKMATAQDPENLYLAAHYLEQRAMKGEGIEDEAHELARKVLRNPVSSYSGLKELLWIYRKYVSVDEAIDLAEEALEKHPGKRFLKWCAALCYEWRILFNRDSCVKQSKIQRAIRLHKEVIPLYPHPSSSLLKKIALANIYAKSNHGLAEAEQIYQKLLVSNLEPAEKQMLYHRYAKYLDFHQRDYNRSEEYYMKAAKIPCKSFFRENSIKVLMRIKKTNRSRRPRELEEFLANLGV, from the exons ATGAG tGCTGCTCAATGTCAGTCAACGCTGGAGGCCAAACTGAAGGCCCTGCAGTGTCATTTCACCTGGAACATTGAGCCCAACAGCAAACTTTTCCGTATCAAGGACAAGCTGGAGGACATCGGCACTGATGAGGGAAACACCTGGCTGGGTCACATTTACAACCTGCAGGGGTACATTCACTACCAGCTGAGCATTCAGTACCAGCAGAGCTCAACTGAAGACGCCCAGCGTTTCTTCAGCAAGGCCACAGAGGCCTTCCACCGGTCAAGACACACCGTCTCAGATGAAAGTCCCTGGTTGTTAGTTAACTACGGGAACCTGGCTTGGCTGCACCACCACctgggagaggaagaagagagtcAGACTTACCTGTCAAAGGTCGACGCCCTGCTGAAAGAATACCCATCTCCATCCCAGGACGAGCTCCATCCGGAGATCTACGCTGAAAAAGCCTGGACCCTGATGAAGTTTGACAAAGACCAATACCTTCTGGCTGCAGATTACTTCCAGAGAGCCATCAGGATGCAGCCAGACATGGTGGAGTGGCACTCCAGTCATGTCATAGCGTTGGTGAAGGCTTATAAGTACAGCAACTCTTTGGAGGATGAAAttttggagaaaatgaaaatggccaCGGCACAGGATCCAGAGAACTTGTACCTTGCTGCTCACTACCTTGAGCAGCGTGCTATGAAAGGAGAAGGCATTGAAGATGAAGCACATGAGTTAGCCAGAAAGGTTTTGAgaaatcctgtcagcagctaCAGTGGTCTGAAAGAGTTATTAtggatttacagaaaatatgtatCTGTTGATGAGGCTATTGATTTGGCAGAAGAGGCTCTGGAAAAACATCCAGGTAAACGTTTCCTGAAGTGGTGTGCTGCACTCTGCTACGAATGGAGGATCCTTTTCAATAGGGACAGTTGTGTAAAGCAAAGCAAGATACAAAGAGCAATCCGTCTTCATAAAGAAGTGATTCCTCTTTACCCtcatccatcatcatcacttCTGAAGAAAATAGCCCTCGCAAATATATATGCAAAGTCAAATCACGGTCTGGCTGAAGCTGAGCAGATTTACCAGAAACTGCTGGTAAGCAATCTGGAACCTGCAGAGAAACAGATGCTTTACCACCGCTATGCAAAATACTTAGATTTTCATCAACGAGATTACAACAGGTCAGAAGAATATTACATGAAGGCTGCAAAGATACCATGCAAATCCTTCTTTCGAGAGAACAGCATCAAAGTTCTGAtgaggattaaaaaaacaaacaggagccgAAGGCCTAGAGAATTAGAGGAGTTCCTGGCCAACCTGGGGGTCTAG